A genomic window from Lotus japonicus ecotype B-129 chromosome 1, LjGifu_v1.2 includes:
- the LOC130730265 gene encoding E3 ubiquitin-protein ligase UPL7 isoform X3, translating into MDAPRKHQVSLRGASAKEITRDDLLQKVSRERELRNYAKRAAAAALFIQRVWRRFKVMKMVSLQLQQEWETMVNNYSGVKTAVWISDNLLRPFLFFMISSSTKHQKIHRKKIDSVKICFTILLESLKSSDSKQNYCFLAIGTTEERRIWSYQVQQLTSLGFLILSEFSECNSGAEDITIVTSLAMRVLVMLTDLKGWKGITDDNRLDADLAVKDLIQFLGSSKSGSYVSIARYISALDNYSSKSRIITQADENFFITTSAITLAVRPFHLTNFNVEGPGMLDVNHAVKQYIVYLLTIPWLVQHLPPVLLPALKHKSILFPCFQNLLILKENVLMEMSELDKSENVVSFKAIPPVGWALANIICLSRGNENDSIDSGSFNQGLNYALYVHVVIILAESLLACLDNIGWVRKRKALQTDVESSRQPVDLVRHEGEATNESLIMSFMDQFRPVCQQWHLTNLLASINRDASNKAETLLSNSVESLGKLDLCDIALFYSNLIRIFSVLSPIRGSLPVLNMLSFTPGFLVKLWGVLEVSFISGDKHISDNHKSGNVKQKALEKMQKQVSKDGTNKWVSVLHKFTGKSQTATGDTDPTGNHSEPSRVNEDSSDIWDVEPMRHGPQGIPKDMFSLLHLFCATYSHLLLVLDDIEFYEKQVPFKLEQQRRIASMLNTLVYNGLSHVSSHHNGFLMDCAVRCLHLMYERDCRHPFCPPDLWLSPARKSRPPIAVAARTHEILSANLRFDDSSASLSVGSVITMTPHVFPFEERVEMFREFIKMDKASRKMAGEISEPGSRAVEIVVRRGHIVEDGFRQLNSLGPRLKSSIHVSFVSESGLLEAGLDYGGLSKEFLTDISKAAFSPEYGLFTQTSTSDRLLIPTASARYLDNGFQMIEFLGRVVVTEESFGKRHVVELKSGGKDISVTNENKMQYIHAMADYKLNQQILPFSNAFYRGLTDLVSPSWLKLFNANEFNQLLSGGNYDIDVDDLKNNTRYTGGYNEGSRTIKIFWEVLLPHVIKGFEPEERCMLLKFVTSCSRAPLLGFKYLQPPFTIHKVACDVPLWATIGGQDVERLPSASTCYNTLKLPTYKRSGTLRTKLLYAISSNAGFELS; encoded by the exons ATGGACGCTCCTCGTAAACACCAG GTGTCACTGAGAGGAGCGAGTGCGAAGGAGATAACGAGGGATGATCTTCTCCAGAAAGTCTCCCGCGAAAGAGAGCTTCGCAATTATGCAAAACGcgctgctgctgctgctctCTTCATTCAG AGGGTATGGAGGCGCTTCAAGGTTATGAAGATGGTTTCCTTGCAGCTTCAGCAGGAGTGGGAGACAATGGTGAATAATTATAGTGGGGTGAAGACAGCCGTTTGGATTTCAGACAATTTGTTGAGACCATTTTTGTTCTTTATGATAAGCTCCTCAACTAAGCATCAGAAGATCCATAGGAAGAAGATAGACTCTGTGAAGATTTGCTTTACAATCCTTTTGGAAAGCCTGAAATCTTCTG atTCAAAGCAGAACTATTGCTTTCTGGCAATTGGTACAACTGAAGAGAGAAGAATATGGAGTTACCAGGTGCAGCAGCTGACTTCTCTTGGTTTTCTGATTCTTTCGGAGTTTAGTGAATGCAACTCAGGGGCTGAAGATATTACTATTGTTACATCCCTGGCAATGCGTGTCCTTGTTATGTTAACTGATTTGAAAGGATGGAAAGGCATTACAGATGACAATCGCTTAGATGCAGATTTAGCAGTGAAAGATTTAATTCAGTTCTTGGGGAGTAGTAAAAGTGGTAGTTATGTTTCTATTGCCAGATATATTAGTGCATTGGATAATTATTCTTCTAAGTCTAGAATTATCACCCAGGCAGACGAAAACTTTTTCATTACAACAAGTGCAATAACTTTAGCTGTGCGGCCATTTCATCTGACAAACTTCAATGTCGAAGGGCCTGGAATGCTGGATGTCAACCATGCTGTTAAGCAGTATATTGTATATCTACTGACTATTCCTTGGCTTGTGCAACATCTTCCACCTGTTCTCCTCCCTGCTTTGAAGCACAAATCTATTTTGTTCCCATGCTTCCAGAATTTATTG ATTTTGAAAGAGAATGTTTTAATGGAGATGTCAGAGTTGGACAAGTCAGAGAATGTTGTCTCTTTCAAGGCAATTCCACCAGTTGGTTGGGCTCTTGCTAACATCATATGCCTTTCAAGGGGGAATGAGAATGATTCTATTGACTCTGGATCCTTCAATCAAGGTTTAAACTATGCATTATATGTCCATGTTGTTATCATTCTAGCAGAAAGCTTACTGGCTTGTCTTGATAATATTGGATGGGTTAGGAAGAGGAAGGCCCTTCAAACTGATGTTGAAAGCTCAAGGCAGCCAGTTGATTTGGTTCGACATGAGGGTGAGGCAACAAATGAGTCATTAATAATGTCATTCATGGATCAGTTTAGGCCTGTTTGTCAGCAGTGGCATCTCACAAATCTTTTGGCATCAATAAATAGAGATGCCTCCAACAAGGCTGAGACTTTGCTCTCAAATAGTGTGGAATCTTTGGGGAAGCTAGATTTGTGTGATATTGCACTTTTTTACTCCAACTTAATTAGAATTTTTTCGGTCTTGAGTCCAATTCGTGGCTCATTACCAGTCCTCAATATGCTATCGTTCACTCCTGGATTTCTTGTGAAATTGTGGGGTGTACTGGAGGTTTCCTTTATCTCTGGAGACAAACATATTTCTGATAATCACAAAAGTGGAAATGTAAAACAAAAAGCTTTAGAGAAGATGCAAAAACAGGTAAGTAAAGATGGGACTAATAAGTGGGTCAGCGTACTTCATAAGTTTACGGGCAAGTCACAAACTGCAACAGGTGATACAGATCCCACTGGGAATCACTCTGAGCCCAGCAGAGTGAATGAGGATTCATCAGATATATGGGACGTAGAACCTATGAGGCATGGCCCACAGGGCATTCCAAAGGATATGTTTTCTTTGCTTCATCTTTTCTGCGCGACCTATTCTCATCTGCTTTTAGTTCTTGATGACATAGAATTCTATGAGAAACAG GTTCCATTCAAATTAGAGCAGCAACGAAGAATTGCATCAATGCTGAATACCCTAGTGTATAATGGCCTGTCCCATGTTAGTAGTCATCATAATGGGTTCCTCATGGATTGTGCTGTCAGATGCTTACATTTAATGTATGAAAGGGATTGCAGACACCCTTTTTGTCCTCCTGATTTGTGGCTTTCTCCTGCTAGAAAAAGCCGGCCTCCAATTGCTGTTGCTGCCAGAACTCATGAAATATTATCAGCCAACCTGAGATTTGATGATTCATCAGCCTCCCTGAGTGTAGGTTCCGTTATCACCATGACTCCTCATGTGTTCCCTTTTGAAGAGAG AGTTGAGATGTTCCGTGAATTCATCAAGATGGATAAAGCCTCCCGAAAAATGGCTGGTGAAATTTCTGAACCTGGTTCACGAGCCGTTGAGATAGTAGTACGTCGAGGTCATATTGTTGAAGATGGATTTCGGCAATTAAATTCCCTTGGACCAAGGTTGAAGTCATCCATCCATGTATCATTTGTCAGTGAATCTGGCCTTCTGGAAGCTGGTCTAGACTATGGAGGATTATCTAAAGAGTTTTTAACTGACATATCAAAAGCTGCATTTTCCCCTGA ATATGGACTTTTTACACAAACCTCAACTTCAGACAGGCTGCTAATTCCAACTGCATCTGCAAGATATTTGGACAATGGTTTTCAGATGATTGAGTTCCTTGGAAGAGTAGTCG TTACTGAAGAATCATTTGGAAAAAGGCATGTGGTTGAGCTCAAGTCTGGCGGCAAAGATATTTCTGTGACAAATGAGAACAAGATGCAGTACATCCATGCAATGGCAGACTACAAACTTAATCAACAG ATACTGCCCTTTTCAAATGCATTTTATAGAGGATTAACTGATCTTGTATCTCCATCCTGGTTGAAGTTATTCAATGCGAATGAATTTAATCAG TTGCTTTCAGGTGGCAATTACGATATTGATGTTGATGATTTGAAAAATAACACGCGATACACTGGCGGTTACAATGAGGGAAGTCGGACAATCAAGATCTTTTGGGAGGTATTGTTACCACAT GTGATTAAAGGTTTTGAACCCGAAGAGCGTTGTATGCTTCTTAAATTTGTCACCAGCTGTTCTCGTGCTCCATTACTTGGATTCAAATATTTGCAGCCACCTTTTACCATCCATAAG GTTGCATGTGATGTCCCACTTTGGGCAACGATTGGCGGACAAGATGTAGAGAGGCTTccatcagcttcaacttgctaCAATACTCTTAAG CTTCCAACATACAAACGTTCAGGCactttgagaacaaagcttctATATGCTATCAGTTCAAATGCAGGGTTTGAACTTTCTTGA
- the LOC130730265 gene encoding E3 ubiquitin-protein ligase UPL7 isoform X2, which translates to MDAPRKHQVSLRGASAKEITRDDLLQKVSRERELRNYAKRAAAAALFIQRVWRRFKVMKMVSLQLQQEWETMVNNYSGVKTAVWISDNLLRPFLFFMISSSTKHQKIHRKKIDSVKICFTILLESLKSSDSKQNYCFLAIGTTEERRIWSYQVQQLTSLGFLILSEFSECNSGAEDITIVTSLAMRVLVMLTDLKGWKGITDDNRLDADLAVKDLIQFLGSSKSGSYVSIARYISALDNYSSKSRIITQADENFFITTSAITLAVRPFHLTNFNVEGPGMLDVNHAVKQYIVYLLTIPWLVQHLPPVLLPALKHKSILFPCFQNLLILKENVLMEMSELDKSENVVSFKAIPPVGWALANIICLSRGNENDSIDSGSFNQGLNYALYVHVVIILAESLLACLDNIGWVRKRKALQTDVESSRQPVDLVRHEGEATNESLIMSFMDQFRPVCQQWHLTNLLASINRDASNKAETLLSNSVESLGKLDLCDIALFYSNLIRIFSVLSPIRGSLPVLNMLSFTPGFLVKLWGVLEVSFISGDKHISDNHKSGNVKQKALEKMQKQVSKDGTNKWVSVLHKFTGKSQTATGDTDPTGNHSEPSRVNEDSSDIWDVEPMRHGPQGIPKDMFSLLHLFCATYSHLLLVLDDIEFYEKQVPFKLEQQRRIASMLNTLVYNGLSHVSSHHNGFLMDCAVRCLHLMYERDCRHPFCPPDLWLSPARKSRPPIAVAARTHEILSANLRFDDSSASLSVGSVITMTPHVFPFEERVEMFREFIKMDKASRKMAGEISEPGSRAVEIVVRRGHIVEDGFRQLNSLGPRLKSSIHVSFVSESGLLEAGLDYGGLSKEFLTDISKAAFSPEYGLFTQTSTSDRLLIPTASARYLDNGFQMIEFLGRVVGKALYEGILLDYSFSHVFVEKLLGRYSFLDELSTLDPELYRNLMYVKNYDGDVKDLCLDFTVTEESFGKRHVVELKSGGKDISVTNENKMQYIHAMADYKLNQQILPFSNAFYRGLTDLVSPSWLKLFNANEFNQLLSGGNYDIDVDDLKNNTRYTGGYNEGSRTIKIFWEVIKGFEPEERCMLLKFVTSCSRAPLLGFKYLQPPFTIHKVACDVPLWATIGGQDVERLPSASTCYNTLKLPTYKRSGTLRTKLLYAISSNAGFELS; encoded by the exons ATGGACGCTCCTCGTAAACACCAG GTGTCACTGAGAGGAGCGAGTGCGAAGGAGATAACGAGGGATGATCTTCTCCAGAAAGTCTCCCGCGAAAGAGAGCTTCGCAATTATGCAAAACGcgctgctgctgctgctctCTTCATTCAG AGGGTATGGAGGCGCTTCAAGGTTATGAAGATGGTTTCCTTGCAGCTTCAGCAGGAGTGGGAGACAATGGTGAATAATTATAGTGGGGTGAAGACAGCCGTTTGGATTTCAGACAATTTGTTGAGACCATTTTTGTTCTTTATGATAAGCTCCTCAACTAAGCATCAGAAGATCCATAGGAAGAAGATAGACTCTGTGAAGATTTGCTTTACAATCCTTTTGGAAAGCCTGAAATCTTCTG atTCAAAGCAGAACTATTGCTTTCTGGCAATTGGTACAACTGAAGAGAGAAGAATATGGAGTTACCAGGTGCAGCAGCTGACTTCTCTTGGTTTTCTGATTCTTTCGGAGTTTAGTGAATGCAACTCAGGGGCTGAAGATATTACTATTGTTACATCCCTGGCAATGCGTGTCCTTGTTATGTTAACTGATTTGAAAGGATGGAAAGGCATTACAGATGACAATCGCTTAGATGCAGATTTAGCAGTGAAAGATTTAATTCAGTTCTTGGGGAGTAGTAAAAGTGGTAGTTATGTTTCTATTGCCAGATATATTAGTGCATTGGATAATTATTCTTCTAAGTCTAGAATTATCACCCAGGCAGACGAAAACTTTTTCATTACAACAAGTGCAATAACTTTAGCTGTGCGGCCATTTCATCTGACAAACTTCAATGTCGAAGGGCCTGGAATGCTGGATGTCAACCATGCTGTTAAGCAGTATATTGTATATCTACTGACTATTCCTTGGCTTGTGCAACATCTTCCACCTGTTCTCCTCCCTGCTTTGAAGCACAAATCTATTTTGTTCCCATGCTTCCAGAATTTATTG ATTTTGAAAGAGAATGTTTTAATGGAGATGTCAGAGTTGGACAAGTCAGAGAATGTTGTCTCTTTCAAGGCAATTCCACCAGTTGGTTGGGCTCTTGCTAACATCATATGCCTTTCAAGGGGGAATGAGAATGATTCTATTGACTCTGGATCCTTCAATCAAGGTTTAAACTATGCATTATATGTCCATGTTGTTATCATTCTAGCAGAAAGCTTACTGGCTTGTCTTGATAATATTGGATGGGTTAGGAAGAGGAAGGCCCTTCAAACTGATGTTGAAAGCTCAAGGCAGCCAGTTGATTTGGTTCGACATGAGGGTGAGGCAACAAATGAGTCATTAATAATGTCATTCATGGATCAGTTTAGGCCTGTTTGTCAGCAGTGGCATCTCACAAATCTTTTGGCATCAATAAATAGAGATGCCTCCAACAAGGCTGAGACTTTGCTCTCAAATAGTGTGGAATCTTTGGGGAAGCTAGATTTGTGTGATATTGCACTTTTTTACTCCAACTTAATTAGAATTTTTTCGGTCTTGAGTCCAATTCGTGGCTCATTACCAGTCCTCAATATGCTATCGTTCACTCCTGGATTTCTTGTGAAATTGTGGGGTGTACTGGAGGTTTCCTTTATCTCTGGAGACAAACATATTTCTGATAATCACAAAAGTGGAAATGTAAAACAAAAAGCTTTAGAGAAGATGCAAAAACAGGTAAGTAAAGATGGGACTAATAAGTGGGTCAGCGTACTTCATAAGTTTACGGGCAAGTCACAAACTGCAACAGGTGATACAGATCCCACTGGGAATCACTCTGAGCCCAGCAGAGTGAATGAGGATTCATCAGATATATGGGACGTAGAACCTATGAGGCATGGCCCACAGGGCATTCCAAAGGATATGTTTTCTTTGCTTCATCTTTTCTGCGCGACCTATTCTCATCTGCTTTTAGTTCTTGATGACATAGAATTCTATGAGAAACAG GTTCCATTCAAATTAGAGCAGCAACGAAGAATTGCATCAATGCTGAATACCCTAGTGTATAATGGCCTGTCCCATGTTAGTAGTCATCATAATGGGTTCCTCATGGATTGTGCTGTCAGATGCTTACATTTAATGTATGAAAGGGATTGCAGACACCCTTTTTGTCCTCCTGATTTGTGGCTTTCTCCTGCTAGAAAAAGCCGGCCTCCAATTGCTGTTGCTGCCAGAACTCATGAAATATTATCAGCCAACCTGAGATTTGATGATTCATCAGCCTCCCTGAGTGTAGGTTCCGTTATCACCATGACTCCTCATGTGTTCCCTTTTGAAGAGAG AGTTGAGATGTTCCGTGAATTCATCAAGATGGATAAAGCCTCCCGAAAAATGGCTGGTGAAATTTCTGAACCTGGTTCACGAGCCGTTGAGATAGTAGTACGTCGAGGTCATATTGTTGAAGATGGATTTCGGCAATTAAATTCCCTTGGACCAAGGTTGAAGTCATCCATCCATGTATCATTTGTCAGTGAATCTGGCCTTCTGGAAGCTGGTCTAGACTATGGAGGATTATCTAAAGAGTTTTTAACTGACATATCAAAAGCTGCATTTTCCCCTGA ATATGGACTTTTTACACAAACCTCAACTTCAGACAGGCTGCTAATTCCAACTGCATCTGCAAGATATTTGGACAATGGTTTTCAGATGATTGAGTTCCTTGGAAGAGTAGTCGGTAAAGCTCTTTATGAAGGAATATTGCTTGATTACTCCTTCTCGCATGTTTTTGTAGAAAAGTTATTAGGACGATATAGCTTTCTGGATGAATTGTCAACACTTGATCCAGAGCTATACAGGAATCTTATGTATGTCAAG AATTATGATGGTGATGTCAAGGACCTCTGTCTTGATTTCACAGTTACTGAAGAATCATTTGGAAAAAGGCATGTGGTTGAGCTCAAGTCTGGCGGCAAAGATATTTCTGTGACAAATGAGAACAAGATGCAGTACATCCATGCAATGGCAGACTACAAACTTAATCAACAG ATACTGCCCTTTTCAAATGCATTTTATAGAGGATTAACTGATCTTGTATCTCCATCCTGGTTGAAGTTATTCAATGCGAATGAATTTAATCAG TTGCTTTCAGGTGGCAATTACGATATTGATGTTGATGATTTGAAAAATAACACGCGATACACTGGCGGTTACAATGAGGGAAGTCGGACAATCAAGATCTTTTGGGAG GTGATTAAAGGTTTTGAACCCGAAGAGCGTTGTATGCTTCTTAAATTTGTCACCAGCTGTTCTCGTGCTCCATTACTTGGATTCAAATATTTGCAGCCACCTTTTACCATCCATAAG GTTGCATGTGATGTCCCACTTTGGGCAACGATTGGCGGACAAGATGTAGAGAGGCTTccatcagcttcaacttgctaCAATACTCTTAAG CTTCCAACATACAAACGTTCAGGCactttgagaacaaagcttctATATGCTATCAGTTCAAATGCAGGGTTTGAACTTTCTTGA
- the LOC130724124 gene encoding callose synthase 5-like: MGLYLLIWGEASNLRFMPECLCYIFHNMAYELHGLLAGNVSIVTGENIKPSYGGDDEAFLRKVITPIYRVIEKVWFFLLWTLSAFFSVMSYNHSNNIGSSRNGKAPHSAWCNYDYLNEYFWYLFSAVLGKEFQLWKSFRN; the protein is encoded by the exons ATGGGCTTATACCTTCTGATATGGGGTGAAGCATCCAATCTCCGCTTCATGCCGGAGTGTCTATGCTACATATTTCACAAT ATGGCATATGAACTTCATGGTTTATTGGCCGGGAATGTCAGCATTGTTACTGGTGAAAACATCAAACCTTCTTATGGTGGTGATGATGAGGCATTCTTGCGGAAGGTTATAACTCCCATATACCGCGTAATTGAGAAGGTATGGTTTTTTCTGTTATGGACATTATCAGCTTTCTTCTCGGTGATGAGTTATAATCATTCTAATAATATAGGAAGCAGTAGAAATGGAAAGGCTCCTCACTCGGCCTGGTGCAACTATGATTATCTAAATGAATATTTCTG GTATTTGTTTTCGGCAGTTCTTGGAAAGGAATTTCAGTTATGGAAATCTTTCAGAAATTAA
- the LOC130730265 gene encoding E3 ubiquitin-protein ligase UPL7 isoform X1 has translation MDAPRKHQVSLRGASAKEITRDDLLQKVSRERELRNYAKRAAAAALFIQRVWRRFKVMKMVSLQLQQEWETMVNNYSGVKTAVWISDNLLRPFLFFMISSSTKHQKIHRKKIDSVKICFTILLESLKSSDSKQNYCFLAIGTTEERRIWSYQVQQLTSLGFLILSEFSECNSGAEDITIVTSLAMRVLVMLTDLKGWKGITDDNRLDADLAVKDLIQFLGSSKSGSYVSIARYISALDNYSSKSRIITQADENFFITTSAITLAVRPFHLTNFNVEGPGMLDVNHAVKQYIVYLLTIPWLVQHLPPVLLPALKHKSILFPCFQNLLILKENVLMEMSELDKSENVVSFKAIPPVGWALANIICLSRGNENDSIDSGSFNQGLNYALYVHVVIILAESLLACLDNIGWVRKRKALQTDVESSRQPVDLVRHEGEATNESLIMSFMDQFRPVCQQWHLTNLLASINRDASNKAETLLSNSVESLGKLDLCDIALFYSNLIRIFSVLSPIRGSLPVLNMLSFTPGFLVKLWGVLEVSFISGDKHISDNHKSGNVKQKALEKMQKQVSKDGTNKWVSVLHKFTGKSQTATGDTDPTGNHSEPSRVNEDSSDIWDVEPMRHGPQGIPKDMFSLLHLFCATYSHLLLVLDDIEFYEKQVPFKLEQQRRIASMLNTLVYNGLSHVSSHHNGFLMDCAVRCLHLMYERDCRHPFCPPDLWLSPARKSRPPIAVAARTHEILSANLRFDDSSASLSVGSVITMTPHVFPFEERVEMFREFIKMDKASRKMAGEISEPGSRAVEIVVRRGHIVEDGFRQLNSLGPRLKSSIHVSFVSESGLLEAGLDYGGLSKEFLTDISKAAFSPEYGLFTQTSTSDRLLIPTASARYLDNGFQMIEFLGRVVGKALYEGILLDYSFSHVFVEKLLGRYSFLDELSTLDPELYRNLMYVKNYDGDVKDLCLDFTVTEESFGKRHVVELKSGGKDISVTNENKMQYIHAMADYKLNQQILPFSNAFYRGLTDLVSPSWLKLFNANEFNQLLSGGNYDIDVDDLKNNTRYTGGYNEGSRTIKIFWEVLLPHVIKGFEPEERCMLLKFVTSCSRAPLLGFKYLQPPFTIHKVACDVPLWATIGGQDVERLPSASTCYNTLKLPTYKRSGTLRTKLLYAISSNAGFELS, from the exons ATGGACGCTCCTCGTAAACACCAG GTGTCACTGAGAGGAGCGAGTGCGAAGGAGATAACGAGGGATGATCTTCTCCAGAAAGTCTCCCGCGAAAGAGAGCTTCGCAATTATGCAAAACGcgctgctgctgctgctctCTTCATTCAG AGGGTATGGAGGCGCTTCAAGGTTATGAAGATGGTTTCCTTGCAGCTTCAGCAGGAGTGGGAGACAATGGTGAATAATTATAGTGGGGTGAAGACAGCCGTTTGGATTTCAGACAATTTGTTGAGACCATTTTTGTTCTTTATGATAAGCTCCTCAACTAAGCATCAGAAGATCCATAGGAAGAAGATAGACTCTGTGAAGATTTGCTTTACAATCCTTTTGGAAAGCCTGAAATCTTCTG atTCAAAGCAGAACTATTGCTTTCTGGCAATTGGTACAACTGAAGAGAGAAGAATATGGAGTTACCAGGTGCAGCAGCTGACTTCTCTTGGTTTTCTGATTCTTTCGGAGTTTAGTGAATGCAACTCAGGGGCTGAAGATATTACTATTGTTACATCCCTGGCAATGCGTGTCCTTGTTATGTTAACTGATTTGAAAGGATGGAAAGGCATTACAGATGACAATCGCTTAGATGCAGATTTAGCAGTGAAAGATTTAATTCAGTTCTTGGGGAGTAGTAAAAGTGGTAGTTATGTTTCTATTGCCAGATATATTAGTGCATTGGATAATTATTCTTCTAAGTCTAGAATTATCACCCAGGCAGACGAAAACTTTTTCATTACAACAAGTGCAATAACTTTAGCTGTGCGGCCATTTCATCTGACAAACTTCAATGTCGAAGGGCCTGGAATGCTGGATGTCAACCATGCTGTTAAGCAGTATATTGTATATCTACTGACTATTCCTTGGCTTGTGCAACATCTTCCACCTGTTCTCCTCCCTGCTTTGAAGCACAAATCTATTTTGTTCCCATGCTTCCAGAATTTATTG ATTTTGAAAGAGAATGTTTTAATGGAGATGTCAGAGTTGGACAAGTCAGAGAATGTTGTCTCTTTCAAGGCAATTCCACCAGTTGGTTGGGCTCTTGCTAACATCATATGCCTTTCAAGGGGGAATGAGAATGATTCTATTGACTCTGGATCCTTCAATCAAGGTTTAAACTATGCATTATATGTCCATGTTGTTATCATTCTAGCAGAAAGCTTACTGGCTTGTCTTGATAATATTGGATGGGTTAGGAAGAGGAAGGCCCTTCAAACTGATGTTGAAAGCTCAAGGCAGCCAGTTGATTTGGTTCGACATGAGGGTGAGGCAACAAATGAGTCATTAATAATGTCATTCATGGATCAGTTTAGGCCTGTTTGTCAGCAGTGGCATCTCACAAATCTTTTGGCATCAATAAATAGAGATGCCTCCAACAAGGCTGAGACTTTGCTCTCAAATAGTGTGGAATCTTTGGGGAAGCTAGATTTGTGTGATATTGCACTTTTTTACTCCAACTTAATTAGAATTTTTTCGGTCTTGAGTCCAATTCGTGGCTCATTACCAGTCCTCAATATGCTATCGTTCACTCCTGGATTTCTTGTGAAATTGTGGGGTGTACTGGAGGTTTCCTTTATCTCTGGAGACAAACATATTTCTGATAATCACAAAAGTGGAAATGTAAAACAAAAAGCTTTAGAGAAGATGCAAAAACAGGTAAGTAAAGATGGGACTAATAAGTGGGTCAGCGTACTTCATAAGTTTACGGGCAAGTCACAAACTGCAACAGGTGATACAGATCCCACTGGGAATCACTCTGAGCCCAGCAGAGTGAATGAGGATTCATCAGATATATGGGACGTAGAACCTATGAGGCATGGCCCACAGGGCATTCCAAAGGATATGTTTTCTTTGCTTCATCTTTTCTGCGCGACCTATTCTCATCTGCTTTTAGTTCTTGATGACATAGAATTCTATGAGAAACAG GTTCCATTCAAATTAGAGCAGCAACGAAGAATTGCATCAATGCTGAATACCCTAGTGTATAATGGCCTGTCCCATGTTAGTAGTCATCATAATGGGTTCCTCATGGATTGTGCTGTCAGATGCTTACATTTAATGTATGAAAGGGATTGCAGACACCCTTTTTGTCCTCCTGATTTGTGGCTTTCTCCTGCTAGAAAAAGCCGGCCTCCAATTGCTGTTGCTGCCAGAACTCATGAAATATTATCAGCCAACCTGAGATTTGATGATTCATCAGCCTCCCTGAGTGTAGGTTCCGTTATCACCATGACTCCTCATGTGTTCCCTTTTGAAGAGAG AGTTGAGATGTTCCGTGAATTCATCAAGATGGATAAAGCCTCCCGAAAAATGGCTGGTGAAATTTCTGAACCTGGTTCACGAGCCGTTGAGATAGTAGTACGTCGAGGTCATATTGTTGAAGATGGATTTCGGCAATTAAATTCCCTTGGACCAAGGTTGAAGTCATCCATCCATGTATCATTTGTCAGTGAATCTGGCCTTCTGGAAGCTGGTCTAGACTATGGAGGATTATCTAAAGAGTTTTTAACTGACATATCAAAAGCTGCATTTTCCCCTGA ATATGGACTTTTTACACAAACCTCAACTTCAGACAGGCTGCTAATTCCAACTGCATCTGCAAGATATTTGGACAATGGTTTTCAGATGATTGAGTTCCTTGGAAGAGTAGTCGGTAAAGCTCTTTATGAAGGAATATTGCTTGATTACTCCTTCTCGCATGTTTTTGTAGAAAAGTTATTAGGACGATATAGCTTTCTGGATGAATTGTCAACACTTGATCCAGAGCTATACAGGAATCTTATGTATGTCAAG AATTATGATGGTGATGTCAAGGACCTCTGTCTTGATTTCACAGTTACTGAAGAATCATTTGGAAAAAGGCATGTGGTTGAGCTCAAGTCTGGCGGCAAAGATATTTCTGTGACAAATGAGAACAAGATGCAGTACATCCATGCAATGGCAGACTACAAACTTAATCAACAG ATACTGCCCTTTTCAAATGCATTTTATAGAGGATTAACTGATCTTGTATCTCCATCCTGGTTGAAGTTATTCAATGCGAATGAATTTAATCAG TTGCTTTCAGGTGGCAATTACGATATTGATGTTGATGATTTGAAAAATAACACGCGATACACTGGCGGTTACAATGAGGGAAGTCGGACAATCAAGATCTTTTGGGAGGTATTGTTACCACAT GTGATTAAAGGTTTTGAACCCGAAGAGCGTTGTATGCTTCTTAAATTTGTCACCAGCTGTTCTCGTGCTCCATTACTTGGATTCAAATATTTGCAGCCACCTTTTACCATCCATAAG GTTGCATGTGATGTCCCACTTTGGGCAACGATTGGCGGACAAGATGTAGAGAGGCTTccatcagcttcaacttgctaCAATACTCTTAAG CTTCCAACATACAAACGTTCAGGCactttgagaacaaagcttctATATGCTATCAGTTCAAATGCAGGGTTTGAACTTTCTTGA